DNA from Demetria terragena DSM 11295:
AATCGCCACTCGCTCCGGCATAGCGCACCAGGTCAGCGCGATCGAGATGGACGGTCTTGCCGGGGAGAGCCTCTCCGACCGTGACGTCAGCAAGGGCGGGCATCAGCTATCCCCTCGGATCACCATGAGTGAAGTGGCGGTGCATACGGGATCCTCGCCCGCGCGCACCTCGGTCGTGAGCGTCACCATGCTGTGCCCGCCAGCCACTCGCACTCGAGTGACCGTGGTCTGTGCGGTGACTTCATCGCCAGCCACCGTTGGTCGGTGGTGCACAAAACTCTGCTCGCCATGGACTAGCCGGGTGAAGTCGATCTCCGCTTCGGGATCGATCATCGCGGCGCCCTCGCCTTGTTGCGCCACACTCACCAAGAAGGTGGGCGGCGCGACCACGTCGGCATAGCCAGCCCGACGGGCCACCTCCGGGTCAGTGTGCTCTGGGTTCTTGGCACCGACCGCGGCAGCGAACTCGGCGATCTTGGCGCGCGAGACGACATAGGGCGCGGTGCGGGGGTATTCCCGTCCTTCGACGGCTGAGTTGACCGGCATACCCCCAGCCTATCCGGGCCGCCTCCCCCGCCGGACGAGCCGCGTCGGGACCCCCACCCGCCGGTCGAGCACGCGAGCGCCCCAGCGCGAGCCGTGTCGAGACCCCCACCCGCCGGTCGAGCAGGCGAGCGCCCCAGCGCGAGCCGTGTCGAGACCCACCCAACGCCGGTCGAGCAGGCGAGCGCCCCAGCGCGAGCCGTGTCGAGACCCACCCAACGCCGGTCGAGCAGGCGAGCGCCCCAGCGCGAGCCGTGTCGAGACCCACCCAACGCCGGTCGAGCAGGCGAGCGCCCCAGCGCGAGCCGTGTCGAGACCCCCAGTGAGAGGCGCGACCGGCATACGAGCGCGCAGCAGGGAGGATGAGCGCGGCGCTGGCTGGGTCTGGCGGGAGCCCGCCGAGGCGCTAGCCGAGAAGGGCGGATGGCTGCGTCGCGCTCGTCCTCCCGGCGGAGCGCGGGAGCCAAGGGGTCTCGACAAGCTCGACCGGCGTTGAGTTGGGCGCTCGACCGGCGTAGGGAACGGCTCGACCGGCGTAGGGAACGGCTCGACCGGCATACGAGCGCACAGCCGGGAGGACGAGGGCGGCGCTGGTTGGGTCTGGCGGGAGCCCGCCGAGGCGCTAGCCGAGAAGGGCGGATGGCTGCGTCGCGCTCGTCCTTCCGGCGGAGCGCGGGAGCCAGGGGTCTCGACAAGCTCGACCGGCGTTAGGTTGGGCGCTCGACCGGCGTCGGTCTCGACAAGCTCGACCGGCGTTAGGTTGGGCGCTCGACCGGCGTTGGTCTCGACAAGCTCGACCGGCGTTAGGTTGGGCGCTCGACCGGCGTTGGTCTCGACAAGCTCGACCGGCGTTAAGTGGGCGCTCGACCGGCGTTGGTCTCGATACGGCTCGCGCCAGGGCGCTCGCCTACTCGACCGCCGTTAGTTGGGGGCGACGGCAGAACACCCCGCCGGGCGAACCCGGCGGGGTGTTCTAGCGAAAGTGGATCTGCGTCAGCGCGTCTCGCGGTGCGCGGTGTGCTTGCCGCAACGCGAGCAGTACTTGGAGAACTCCATGCGGTCGGGGTTGTTCCGCCGGTTCTTCTTGGTGATGTAGTTGCGCTCCTTGCAGTCCGTGCACGCCATGGTGATCTTCGGACGAACGTCAAGGCTCTTCTTGGCCATTTGGGGCAACCTGCTCTCGGTGTTACTGCTCTTGGTGATCGTGCTTCGGTGGTACTGCTCACGCCAACGCTGGCGTGCCTGCGCTTGTTCCAGTAGCGGGAGCGGGACTCGATCCCGCGACCTCACGATTATGAGTCGTGCGCTCTAACCAGCTGAGCTACCCCGCCGTGCGGTACGAAGCTCGGCCGCGCAGCGGCCAGCTCACAAACCCGAGCCCCCAAACGGAATCGAACCGTTGACCTTTTCCTTACCATGGAAACGCTCTACCGACTGAGCTATAGGGGCCTGCCGCCTGGCGTACGTCACCCTCTGGAACCAGCGGGAGACGCTGCTTGGCAGCGCAGCGACGAGGTTACACGGTCACCTTCGCCAGGACGAAATCGAGACCTAGGTGCGTCCGTTCACGCTCGCCACCGCGTGGATGAGAGCCTGTCGATCGCCTCGCAACGTCAGGTCCCAGCCTGCCAAACCGGAGGGGTGCGAGATGCACCGAACGGTGGAGGGCAGGAGGACGGGCTTGCGGAAGGAGATGTCGAAGTCGTAGGCATCCGGCACCCGGTTCTCGACCGTGGCGAGCATGCGCGCAGCGCTCCACATGCCGTGGGCGATGGTCCGCGGGAAGCCCAGCGCCTTAGCCGAGAGTCTGCTCATGTGGATCGGGTTGACGTCCCCACTGACCCGGGCATACCGCCGCCCAAGGTCCGACGGAAGGCGCCAGCGGGCACCGGGTCCGTCGATCGGATCGGTGGTCTCGATGGTCTCGATACGGCTCGCCCTGGGGGGCTCGCCTACTCGACCGGCGTTGTCGTTGTCGGACTCGCCTACTCGACCGGCGTTGTCGTTGTCGGACTCGCCTACTCGACCGGCGTTGTCGTTGTCGGACTCGCCTACTCGACCGGCGTTGTCGGACTCGCCTACTCGACCGGCGTTGTCGGCGGGGTCGGCGGGGTCGGCGTTGTCGACCTTCTGGCCGCGGTGCAGGTAGGTGCTCCGTCCGCTCCAGACGAGTTCCTCACCGACGTACGCTGCGCCAACGAAGTCGACGGTCGCGCCCCGCTTGTGGGTGCGTGCCGGTTCAGCCTGCACGCTGAGTCGCATGTCCTCACCCACTCGAACGGGCCGGTACTGAGTGATCCGGTTCGCGAGGTGGACCGAACCCGCCAACGGATACGGGTAGGCCCGATCGGCAAAGAGCGCCACCTGCAGCGGGAAGGTGAGGACGTGAATATAGGTGGCGGGCAGTGAGTCCCGGAGCGTGAAACCACACACCTGGTCGTACGCCGCGAGCGCGTCCGGGTCGACACTGACGCCGCGACGCACCACCTCGAGTTCGGGGACCGCTCCCCCGCGCCCGGCGGCGGTCGCGACCGCCCTGACCATCATCGGGGCAAGGCGCGGCGCGCCCTTGAGTTCTTTGGTCCGCGCCATCTCAGGCCCCAAGCTGGCTCTGGCCGCAGACGCGCAGCACCTGGCCGGTCACGCCAGCGCTACCCGGCTCAGCCAGGAAGGCAATCGCTTCACCCACATCGATGGGGAGGCCACCCTGGATGAGGGAGTTCAGGCGGCGCCCGACCTCACGGGTCGCGAGCGGAATCTTGGAGGTCATTGCCGTCTCGATGAAGCCAGGTGCCACCGCGTTGACGGTGATTCCGCGTGCGCGCAGGTGCACACCTTCGTGCCGAACAGCTCCGATTACACCCGCCTTGGAGGCGGCGTAGTTGGCCTGTCCGCGATTTCCACCGATACCGCTGATCGACGCGACACCGACAATGCGGCCACCGTCGCGAAGCCCGCCCGCGAGGGAGTCATCGAGCAACGTCTGGTTGATCGCCAACTCGGCACGCAGGTTGACGTCCAGCACGCTGGACCAGCGCTCGGCGTCGGTGTTGACGAAGAGCTTGTCCCGAGTGATGCCCGCGTTGTGCACGATGACGTCGAGTTTGTCTGCCCGACGGGCCACTACCTCTGCGATGCGCGTTCCGGCCTCGGCTGAGGTGATGTCGAGTTGCAGTGCAGTCCCGCCGATCTCGTTGGCGACCTCTGACAACGGCTGCCCCGCGGCCGGAATATCCACGACGACGACGTGCGCGCCGCCACGTGCAAAGACCCGCGCAATGTCAGCGCCGATGCCGCGCGCCGCGCCTGTGACGACAGCTACCTGCCCCGCAAACGGCTGCTCCGGGTCGGTGTCCGCGGCCAAGGTGGCGCCGTTGATCGTCAGTGGCTGACCGCTGACGTATGCCGAGCGCGAGGAAGCGAAGAAGCGCAGCGGCCCAGCCAGGACGGATGGGTCACGCTGAGCGTCCTCATCGAGGCGCAGCAGGTTGGCCGTACCGCCCGCGCGGAGTTCCTTGCCAATGCTGCGGGTGAGGCCCTCAAGGCTCTGCTGCACCGCAGCGCCTTCGACACTTTCCGCGCCGGCAGGGTCGGCACCCAGCACGACGACACGACCGGACTTGCCGAGCGCCTTCACCGCCGGGGCGAGGATTCCGCGGACGACTTCGAGGTCGTCGATGGTGCGTGCGGTCGTGGCATCAACGATGACAGCGCCGAGCTTGGCGGAGTAAGTGGCATCGGCCTCTGCGGTGACGACTTCTGCGGAGGCGGCGGCCAAGGTCGCGCGGATCGATTCGGTGACCGGGCCGGGGCGCACCGCGCCCACTGCAACCGGTCCCGCGACCAGGTCCTGGCCGCGTTCGAAGCGGCGCAGGCGTGCCGGGCGCGGCAGGCCGAGCTGGCCCGCCACCGACTTGCCAAATCCTTGGTTCACAAAGTTCGCGTAGGTGTCAGTCACTTGGTTGCCTCCAGAATTGCCACGACGCCCTGCCCACCGGCAGCGCATACAGAAATGAGACCGCGGCCAGAACCCTTCTCGTGCAAGGCTTTTGCCAGGGAGGCGACGATGCGCCCACCCGTGGCCGCGAACGGGTGACCGGCCGCGAGGGAGGACCCGTTGACGTTCAGTCGGTCGCGGTCGATCGAACCGAGTGCTCCGTCCAGGCCCAATCGGTCGCGGCAGAACTCCTCGCTCTCGAAGGCTGCGAGCGTGCACAGGACCGTCGAGGCGAACGCCTCGTGGATCTCGTAGAAGTCGAAGTCCTGCAGGGTGAGGTTGTTGCGCTCCAGGAGCCGGGCGATGGCGTACGCCGGAGCCATGAGCAACCCCTCGGCGCCACTGACGTAGTCCACCGCGGCGGTTTCCGCGTCGACGAATCGTGCGAGTGGTTGCAGGCCCTTGGAGTCGGCCCATTCCCGGCTCCCCAGGAGAACCGCAGACGCACCATCGGTCAAGGGCGTGGAGTTGCCCGCGGTCATCGTCGCGCCCTCGCCCTTGCCGAAGACCGGCTTGAGCTTGGCGAGCTTCTCGACCGAAGAGTCGGGGCGCAGGTTCTGGTCGCGCGACAGCCCGAGATATGAGGTGACCAGGTCGTCCTGGAACCCGCGGTCGTAGGACGCCGCCAGGCCCTGGTGGCTGCGTACGGTCAGCTCGTCCTGAGCCTCGCGGGTGATGCCCCACTCCTTGGCGGTGATCGCCATGTGGTCACCCATCGACAGGCCCGTGCGCGGCTCGGAATTGGCCGGCTGCTCGGGGACCAGTTGGCTGGGGCGCACGGTCGCGAGCGCCGCAAGTCGCTGCTGCGGCGTCTTGGCGTAGTTGGCCTTCATCAAGGCCCGACGCAGGTCGTCATTGAGCGCCAGCGGCGCATCACTGGTGGTGTCGGCGCCGCCGGCGATGGCGGAGTCGATCTGACCCAGCGCGATCTTGTTGGAGGTGAGGATCGCCGCTTCCAGGCCGGTTCCACATGCCTGCTGGATGTCGTACGCCGGGGTCGTCGCGGCCAAGTGTGACCCGAGAACAGCTTCACGTGTGAGGTTGAAGTCGCGGCTGTGCTTGATCACGGCGCCCGCCGCGACCTCGCCAATTCGCTCGCCCTGCAACGCATATCGCGCGACCAGGCCATCCAGCGCGGCCGTCAACAGGTCCTGGTTGGAGGCTGCGAGGTATTTGCCGCCAGACCGGGCGAATGGGGTGCGGTTGCCGCCGAGGACGACAACGTCGCGGGGACTCGTACTGCTCATGCGATCAGCTCTCCTGCACGCTGGTGGGGCCCGGGCGGCAGTCAGCGCCGTCAGGGAAAGTTACCGATACCGAGAGTAGCAGATACATCGAGTAGCAGGTACTCTGGGCGGATGAACTCAGCTGGACCCGCACCACAAGCTCGCCCCGACGGTCGCACGTCCCGGTGGACCGAGCATCGAATTGAGCGGCGGCGCGAACTCACCGACGCCGCGCTTCGAGCGATCCGCGAGCATGGCGCCGCCGTCGGTATGGATGAGATTTCCGCGGTTGCCGGCACGAGCAAGACGGTCATCTATCGCCACCTCGGCGATCGTCTCGGCCTTTTTCAGGCCGTCTGCGAAACCGTCGACGCACGCATCCTCAAAGACTTCGACCGGGCCCTCACCTCGGAAGCGGGTCCGGGGCAGCAAGTCCCCCAAGGGTCGGATCTACGACCCATCGTCCTCGCAGTTCTCGACAGTTACTTCAGCCTGGTCGAGAAAGACCCCGAGGTCTATCGCTTCGTCACCCGTAGACCGCTCATTGATGTACCGGTCGATGAAGATCCCGTCGCAGGGATGTCCAACACCATTGCTGATGCACTGGCCGAACTTCTCCGGACCACCTTGATCGCGCACGGACGCGATCCGGGCGCCGCAACCCCGTGGGCTCATGGGCTGGTCGGCTTCGTCCGAGAATCCGCCGACCGGTGGCTCGCCACACCAGACCGAGCCCCGCGCTCGACCGTGGTGGACCAGCTCGCCGATCTCGCGGCGTACGGACTGACCGGGATTCTTAACCGACCCAGCGATAACCGCGAAAGGGCCTGATATGACTAACAATTCGAGCATCGCAGCCGAGATCACGACCGTCTTGGACGGCGCCTGGCACGATCTACGCGAGACGTTGCGTGACGAGGTCGACCCGCAGATTCAGCTCGGTGAGCCCGGCTGCACAGTCGATCAGCAGCGGGAGCGGGTGACCAACCAGCTCCGCGCTCTGGCAGCGCGCGGCCACGGCCGCATCGGCTTCCCGCACGAATACGGAGGCACCCACGACTATGGCGCCTC
Protein-coding regions in this window:
- a CDS encoding MaoC/PaaZ C-terminal domain-containing protein, with amino-acid sequence MARTKELKGAPRLAPMMVRAVATAAGRGGAVPELEVVRRGVSVDPDALAAYDQVCGFTLRDSLPATYIHVLTFPLQVALFADRAYPYPLAGSVHLANRITQYRPVRVGEDMRLSVQAEPARTHKRGATVDFVGAAYVGEELVWSGRSTYLHRGQKVDNADPADPADNAGRVGESDNAGRVGESDNDNAGRVGESDNDNAGRVGESDNDNAGRVGEPPRASRIETIETTDPIDGPGARWRLPSDLGRRYARVSGDVNPIHMSRLSAKALGFPRTIAHGMWSAARMLATVENRVPDAYDFDISFRKPVLLPSTVRCISHPSGLAGWDLTLRGDRQALIHAVASVNGRT
- the rpmG gene encoding 50S ribosomal protein L33; translation: MAKKSLDVRPKITMACTDCKERNYITKKNRRNNPDRMEFSKYCSRCGKHTAHRETR
- a CDS encoding 3-oxoacyl-ACP reductase — its product is MTDTYANFVNQGFGKSVAGQLGLPRPARLRRFERGQDLVAGPVAVGAVRPGPVTESIRATLAAASAEVVTAEADATYSAKLGAVIVDATTARTIDDLEVVRGILAPAVKALGKSGRVVVLGADPAGAESVEGAAVQQSLEGLTRSIGKELRAGGTANLLRLDEDAQRDPSVLAGPLRFFASSRSAYVSGQPLTINGATLAADTDPEQPFAGQVAVVTGAARGIGADIARVFARGGAHVVVVDIPAAGQPLSEVANEIGGTALQLDITSAEAGTRIAEVVARRADKLDVIVHNAGITRDKLFVNTDAERWSSVLDVNLRAELAINQTLLDDSLAGGLRDGGRIVGVASISGIGGNRGQANYAASKAGVIGAVRHEGVHLRARGITVNAVAPGFIETAMTSKIPLATREVGRRLNSLIQGGLPIDVGEAIAFLAEPGSAGVTGQVLRVCGQSQLGA
- a CDS encoding FAS1-like dehydratase domain-containing protein gives rise to the protein MPVNSAVEGREYPRTAPYVVSRAKIAEFAAAVGAKNPEHTDPEVARRAGYADVVAPPTFLVSVAQQGEGAAMIDPEAEIDFTRLVHGEQSFVHHRPTVAGDEVTAQTTVTRVRVAGGHSMVTLTTEVRAGEDPVCTATSLMVIRGDS
- a CDS encoding TetR/AcrR family transcriptional regulator; amino-acid sequence: MNSAGPAPQARPDGRTSRWTEHRIERRRELTDAALRAIREHGAAVGMDEISAVAGTSKTVIYRHLGDRLGLFQAVCETVDARILKDFDRALTSEAGPGQQVPQGSDLRPIVLAVLDSYFSLVEKDPEVYRFVTRRPLIDVPVDEDPVAGMSNTIADALAELLRTTLIAHGRDPGAATPWAHGLVGFVRESADRWLATPDRAPRSTVVDQLADLAAYGLTGILNRPSDNRERA
- a CDS encoding acetyl-CoA C-acetyltransferase, whose protein sequence is MSSTSPRDVVVLGGNRTPFARSGGKYLAASNQDLLTAALDGLVARYALQGERIGEVAAGAVIKHSRDFNLTREAVLGSHLAATTPAYDIQQACGTGLEAAILTSNKIALGQIDSAIAGGADTTSDAPLALNDDLRRALMKANYAKTPQQRLAALATVRPSQLVPEQPANSEPRTGLSMGDHMAITAKEWGITREAQDELTVRSHQGLAASYDRGFQDDLVTSYLGLSRDQNLRPDSSVEKLAKLKPVFGKGEGATMTAGNSTPLTDGASAVLLGSREWADSKGLQPLARFVDAETAAVDYVSGAEGLLMAPAYAIARLLERNNLTLQDFDFYEIHEAFASTVLCTLAAFESEEFCRDRLGLDGALGSIDRDRLNVNGSSLAAGHPFAATGGRIVASLAKALHEKGSGRGLISVCAAGGQGVVAILEATK